From the Niveibacterium microcysteis genome, the window GCCGCTTCCGCAAAGCTGCGGTAGACGAACTCGCTGCACACCATGCGCCCCGGATCCGTTTGGATGACATGATCCAGCGCGACACGCAGAAGCCACTTCGCCGGCTCGGGCCAATCAAGCTTGCTGCGCAGCGCACACACAACGCCCAGTTCGAACAACTCGTCGAGCGGGTACGGCGCGCCAATGAAACCGTCGACCTTCGCCTGCAGCGCGCTCAGCGCCGCCGGGTCCAGACTTGCATTGCGGCCACCGAAGCGCAGCACATCGATCACGGAGAAATCCGTGCTGTCCACTGCACGGTCGGCGAGCCCGGTCTTGCGCACCCCCACCGACACTGCTTCAGCCACCGTCTGCACGTCAAACACCAATGCGGCGTGGCTGTAGCCTGAATCGCTCGCCCATGCGATCAGTTTGGAGATTTCGCCGCGCCCCATGTGAAGCAGCACATCGCCGGGGCGAACGGCAGTTAGTTCGATCGGGTCAGGCAAGGGACTCTCCTTCAGCAGCCAGCATTGGTGGCGCAACAAGTGGGGAAAGCGGCGCCAAGGCGACACGATTGCGGCCGTCGCGCTTTGCGGCATAGAGCGCCGCATCGGCCCGCGCAATCAGGTCCTCGGCGGACAATGCGTCGCTGCTGCTGCTGGCAACGCCGACGCTGCAGCTCATCGCAATCGTTTGCTGCCACGCGCAGACCGGTTCAGCGGCCACCGCAGCTCGGATCTGCTCGGCGATCGTGCCGGCAACGGGCGCAGCAGCGCCTTGCAGCACGACGAGGAACTCCTCGCCACCGTATCGCCCCAGGGCATCCGTACGACGCAGCACGCTGCCAACGCGTTTGCACGCTTCGCGCAGGCATGCGTCACCGGCCAGGTGTCCGTGGGTATCGTTGATCCGCTTGAAATGGTCCAGATCGATGAACAGCACCGACACGGGCTCGCCTGTCTCGCGAAACGCAATGCGGGCAGCGTCAAGCCGTTCGAGAATCGAACGCCGGTTCAATGCGCCGGTCAGCGCGTCGATCTGGGCTCGTCGCTGCGCTTCACGCAAGGCGTGCCGCATCTCGCGAACGCGGTCGGCTAGCCCCAACGCGAGCATCACGCCAGCCACCACCATTGAGAGCGGGAACCCGTAGTACAGCAGCGGCCCCGTCTCGGTACCCAGCAGGAAGCTTGCTGTGCGGGCAAAGGTGAAGCCCTGCATCATCATCCAGGCGAGCAGGAAGAAGGCCGCCGCACGACTGCCGCTACGCCAGCCGAGGAAGCCCGCCGCCAACACCATCGCAGTCCCGGCCATGACCGTCAGGTTACCCAGCGCCACCAGCACGACCATGCCCGAAGGTGGCACCAGTGGCACGGCGATCAACAACAGGACGTAAGCCCACTGCAGCGCGGCGAAGCTGCGATCAAGCCTTGGCGCGATGCGCCCGATATCCACCATCCGGCGCGCGAACATCGATGCGCAGAGCGCACCGAGCCCTGCGAACAGATTGACGAGCCGGCCACCAATCGGCAGCAATGCATCCATGCCAGGCAGCGACAGACCTTCGCCAAAGACCATTGCAACGTAGAAGCCCTGGCATGCGACCACCGACGAGAACAGCAGGAAGAGGGATTCGCGCAGCATCAGCCACACACAAACACCACACAGCGCAAGCGTCAGCAAGGCACCGAAGGTACCGATCGCCAGCCGCACATGGGTCAGCGATGCGGCCTCGGCTGCGTCACGCGTCTCGATCGAAAGGACCGGGCGCATCTGGGTCGGCTCGCCGCCAGGCTCCGCCAGCAAGTAGATCGGCACACCCACGCGCGGAGCCACGAGAGGAAAGATCATCAGACCGCGCGTCAGGTGCGCGGGGTAATCAGCTCGCAGTGCCCCCAGCTTAGTGGCGGCGGAACCGTCGCCAGGAAAGACCGTCAGCACCTGAAAGCGCGTCTGTCGAACAACGAGCGCTGGCGACGCATCGGTCGGCCAATCCTGCATTGGCACAACGCGGAACCAGGTTGGTCGATCGAGATCTCGCAACGCGGTGGTATCGGCCAAGGCAAAGCGATCGTCGAGCTTGCCGGCACGTATCGTTGCTTCTGACGCAGCCAGGTCCGGCGGCAAACGTTCAAGGCGAAATGCCAAACCTGCCGCATCGGCAATCATGGGGCACAACCAGCACACCAAGCACAGCAGGCGGAACAGGCACGACATTGCTGAGACACCGGATAGACCAACGCCAAAGTCTAGGCGAGCGCAAGGTGTCCACACCCCTGTTGGCGCAAAAGATCCTCAGGCTTCGGGGCCCCGGTGATGAAGATGCCGCTTGCCGGCTTTGTTCGGATGACGTGCCGGCTCTGCATGGCGCTCGCCCACCAGCGCGCGACGCGGCGATTCGCGAGCAAGTCGCACGCAGGTGGCGATGACACCCGCAAGTGGCGGCGGAATGCTGGCGGGGCCGCGGATTGCAACTTCCGCGAGAATCGCGAAGGCGAGGCCCGGCTTGGAGTGCCGGCCGATCGCGCGATCAATCACCTTGTGCGGTGTGCCAGACGCAGTCGGCGGAGCGCCCGCGGCGTGGCGGTAAACCGAGTCAAAGCCGTGGCTCCAGAAGCAGTGCTCGATGTCCTTCTCATGCAGCAAGGTCAGCCGCTCGGCGAGCGGATCGCTGCCGAGGTGGCGGCGCGCCGCTTCGCCGTAGGCCAACCCGGAGCGGTCGCCATCAGCGAGCACATGCCACTGAATACGAAGCGCCTGCGCCATCTTGATCAACGGGTCGAGGCCGCATTGCGCGAATTCGACACAGGCGATGCCCTCTTGCGCGAAGTCGTAGCCCAAGAAGCGCGCCAGTTCCGATAACACCCAGAACTCGGTTTCGCCTTCGACGAGCAACCAGCAGCGCGCGAAACTGGCCACCCCGTTGCGCACCCGCAAGTGGTAGCCGAACTTGCGCAGCTCTTCCGGCTTGAAGCGGCTGGTGTCGACCTGGAAGGCACCGACCTCGCCTCCGTGTCGCACAAGGCGCCGCTGTGCGCCCAGCGGGGCCGCCGCAAGCAGCTCGCCCGACTGGGTCGTCACGACTTTCTGCAGGCGGATCGGTTCAAGCAGGCTCCATAGCGCAGCGAGCGTCATCGGGTGCAGATGGGCTTCCGGGTCTTCGATCACCAGCAAGGGGCGGGAATCCGGCGCGAAGGTACCGGCGCCCTCGCGCACCAGCGCCGCCGCGATCAGCAGCATGGCAATCTTGCGTGATGCGGTACCGGCCACTGGCACGCTACGCATCGGCGCCTCGCCCGGGGGCAAATCCCCGATCACCGCGGCCAGATGTTCGCGCGAAGGCCCCTCCTCCACGCCAAGGCCTGGCACGCTGCGCAGCAGCAACTGACGTGCTGCCTGATAGCCGGCGTTGAGGTCATGTTCCGACGCCGCCGAGGCGCCCGCCTCCAGCGCTGCCCAGTAATGACTGACCGCCAGCGCAAGCCGGTCCAGCTCGTTCGATCCGTTGGCGCGCGCCGCCAGCGCCGCCCCAACCCCCAGCATGCGGCTGCTGCGGGCCTGGATCAGCGGACACAGGCGACGCACGGCACTGACCAATCCGGCATCCGCCGCCCGCTCGGCACCTTGCGGCGAGCGCACGACCCAGTGTTGCCGCAGTGTCACTGCGTGAACCCGCAAACCCAGCGAAAAGCCGCGGCAGGTGCGCGACACCCAGCCGGCCGCGTCCCGCAGTGGCGCGCAGGAGGCTGACTCCCACTCGCCGGGTTCGCGCTCGGCAAACTGCAGATCGATGGCGATTGCGGCCGGGTGGGCCGCCTCGCGGGAAGGGGTTTGGTGAATGTCGCTGTCGCGGAAGACCGGGGCGCCATCCGGCCAGGGCCCGAGTACCGCGGCAAGGGCATCAAGGATTGCCGTCTTGCCGACGTCGTTCTCGCCGATCAGGACTGTGCTTGCGTTAAGGGCTATGCGCACCCGCCCGATCACGCGGAAGTTCTCGATCCGGATCTCGCTGAGCCACATGTGCCGATCTCCACGCCAGCAGTGCCGACGCTGCAGATGCAGGCGCCCCTGCGCCGCCCGTCGCTATCCTGAACCGCGCGTCAGTGCGCGTCCAGCAGCGCGGCAAGTGGCGCTCAGGCCTCCCGCACCTCGGCGCGCAGAGCCACATAACGCGCAAAATCGCCCAGCAGCAGCGCCACAAGCTGCGGGTCGAAACGTTTGCCGGCCTGTTCCTGCAAGTAGGTGCGGATCTGCTCGTCGGACCAGCGGACGCGATACGGGCGATCGCTTGCGAGCGAGTCAAAGGCATCGGCCAGCGACACGACACGCGCAACCAGCGGAATTGCATCACCTGCAAGGCCGGACGGGTAGCCGCTGCCGTCCCAGTGCTCGTGGTGCCCGCGCGCGATCGTGGCCGCGATCTGCATGACTTCGCGGCGCGAGCGGGCAAGCAACTCGGCGCCGAGTTCTGTATGCGCCTTCATCGCCGCCCATTCGTCGGGATCCAGCGCACCGGCCTTCAACAGAATGCTGTCAGCCACCGCCACCTTGCCAACATCGTGCAGCGGCGCGGCAAGCAGGATCAATCGTGCCGTGGCCTCATCGACGCCGGCTGCGCGCGCGAGCGCCTGGCTGACACGGGCAACACGCTGCACATGCGCTGCGGACGAGGTACCGAGCTGCTCAACCGCGTCGCCAAGCATGCCTACCACCTCGCCTTGCGTGGCCTGCATCTCCTCCATCACCGACAGGTTCTCGAAGGTCAGCGACACGTTGATCGCGTAGAGCTCAAGCAACTCGCGCTCATGCGACGCGATCGGATGAGTCAGCTCGACGTAGAGCAAATTCTCTTGGCCGCTGAAGCTGCGGTGGTACAGCACGTAATCCTTGTCGCCGTGGAGGCTTTCCTTTCGGGTCAAGGCTTCCTGGAAGCGCGCCGCAATCGCCGGTGGCAGCGAATCGAGCGCCCCCTGATCGGCGAACTGCACCAGAGACCCACTCGCCGCCAGCGTGCGGGCCGAGCGGCCACCTGCCGCCTGCGCCGGCAGGACGAGGCAGTAGATGGCGGTATCCCGCAGGCCGAGTAGTTCGGTCAGCTGGCCGAGCACGGCAGACGCAAATTCGCGCAGGCTGCCTGTACGCAGGATGTCCGACGTCGCAAGAATCACGCGCCGCATGCCATCGCGCTGGCGCTGGAGTGCAGTGATGTCGCGATAGGCGCGCAGACCGGAGTACAGCAGCGTGCGCAGCTTCTGTGCCGTGAGTTCGGTCTTTT encodes:
- a CDS encoding sensor domain-containing diguanylate cyclase, with the protein product MSCLFRLLCLVCWLCPMIADAAGLAFRLERLPPDLAASEATIRAGKLDDRFALADTTALRDLDRPTWFRVVPMQDWPTDASPALVVRQTRFQVLTVFPGDGSAATKLGALRADYPAHLTRGLMIFPLVAPRVGVPIYLLAEPGGEPTQMRPVLSIETRDAAEAASLTHVRLAIGTFGALLTLALCGVCVWLMLRESLFLLFSSVVACQGFYVAMVFGEGLSLPGMDALLPIGGRLVNLFAGLGALCASMFARRMVDIGRIAPRLDRSFAALQWAYVLLLIAVPLVPPSGMVVLVALGNLTVMAGTAMVLAAGFLGWRSGSRAAAFFLLAWMMMQGFTFARTASFLLGTETGPLLYYGFPLSMVVAGVMLALGLADRVREMRHALREAQRRAQIDALTGALNRRSILERLDAARIAFRETGEPVSVLFIDLDHFKRINDTHGHLAGDACLREACKRVGSVLRRTDALGRYGGEEFLVVLQGAAAPVAGTIAEQIRAAVAAEPVCAWQQTIAMSCSVGVASSSSDALSAEDLIARADAALYAAKRDGRNRVALAPLSPLVAPPMLAAEGESLA
- a CDS encoding ATP-dependent nuclease, producing MWLSEIRIENFRVIGRVRIALNASTVLIGENDVGKTAILDALAAVLGPWPDGAPVFRDSDIHQTPSREAAHPAAIAIDLQFAEREPGEWESASCAPLRDAAGWVSRTCRGFSLGLRVHAVTLRQHWVVRSPQGAERAADAGLVSAVRRLCPLIQARSSRMLGVGAALAARANGSNELDRLALAVSHYWAALEAGASAASEHDLNAGYQAARQLLLRSVPGLGVEEGPSREHLAAVIGDLPPGEAPMRSVPVAGTASRKIAMLLIAAALVREGAGTFAPDSRPLLVIEDPEAHLHPMTLAALWSLLEPIRLQKVVTTQSGELLAAAPLGAQRRLVRHGGEVGAFQVDTSRFKPEELRKFGYHLRVRNGVASFARCWLLVEGETEFWVLSELARFLGYDFAQEGIACVEFAQCGLDPLIKMAQALRIQWHVLADGDRSGLAYGEAARRHLGSDPLAERLTLLHEKDIEHCFWSHGFDSVYRHAAGAPPTASGTPHKVIDRAIGRHSKPGLAFAILAEVAIRGPASIPPPLAGVIATCVRLARESPRRALVGERHAEPARHPNKAGKRHLHHRGPEA
- a CDS encoding DUF3369 domain-containing protein, which produces MELLFADDEPPLPGSDVPSPSIPPWKMLVVDDDPEVIAVTRLALTGFEFLGRRVQILSAHSGEAGREIFEREPDIAVALIDVVMETEDAGLRLVEFIRSGCDNHTTRVYLRTGQPGHAPVDRVIRDYDIDDYKEKTELTAQKLRTLLYSGLRAYRDITALQRQRDGMRRVILATSDILRTGSLREFASAVLGQLTELLGLRDTAIYCLVLPAQAAGGRSARTLAASGSLVQFADQGALDSLPPAIAARFQEALTRKESLHGDKDYVLYHRSFSGQENLLYVELTHPIASHERELLELYAINVSLTFENLSVMEEMQATQGEVVGMLGDAVEQLGTSSAAHVQRVARVSQALARAAGVDEATARLILLAAPLHDVGKVAVADSILLKAGALDPDEWAAMKAHTELGAELLARSRREVMQIAATIARGHHEHWDGSGYPSGLAGDAIPLVARVVSLADAFDSLASDRPYRVRWSDEQIRTYLQEQAGKRFDPQLVALLLGDFARYVALRAEVREA